In the genome of Streptomyces sp. NBC_00259, the window GTGGTTGAGCGGGCTGCACCGCCGCTAGAGCTTGCGAAGTCCACTGAGCACCCTTTCGAGCAGTGTCACGTCTGGCTGGCCGCCGGCGGCCTCGTCGCCGCCGGGCTGGTGGATGGCGACAAGTCCGGCCTCCGCCAGGTCGGCTACGAGGATCCGGGCGACGCCGAGGGGGATGGAGAGAAGTGCCGAGATCTCAGCGACCGACTTGATCTCGATGCACAGCCGGCAGATCCGCTGGTGCTCGGGCAACTGCCCTTGCAGCCGCGCGGGATCGGCCGTGGTGCTGACCAGCGCCTCGATGGCGAGCTGGTAACGCGGCCGGGTCCGGCCGCCGGTCA includes:
- a CDS encoding DUF742 domain-containing protein, which produces MATPPGHPYDGAHQSPGEQGQNRFNFPSAPSRGGGAQPYQRPQQPYDPSYNQPQGPRIQPVAPRRAPEPAPASSNNNPLVRPYAMTGGRTRPRYQLAIEALVSTTADPARLQGQLPEHQRICRLCIEIKSVAEISALLSIPLGVARILVADLAEAGLVAIHQPGGDEAAGGQPDVTLLERVLSGLRKL